A genomic segment from Hoeflea prorocentri encodes:
- the grxC gene encoding glutaredoxin 3 — protein sequence MAEVTIYTRKFCGFCTAAKRLLEKKGVSYTEHDATFSSQLRQEMVQRARGGSTFPQIFIGDVHVGGCDELHALERGGKLDGLLQSAA from the coding sequence ATGGCCGAGGTGACCATCTATACGCGGAAATTCTGCGGGTTTTGCACCGCTGCAAAACGGTTGCTGGAGAAAAAGGGTGTCTCATACACCGAACATGACGCAACCTTTTCAAGCCAGCTGAGACAGGAAATGGTTCAGCGCGCGCGGGGCGGATCGACTTTCCCGCAGATATTCATTGGCGATGTGCATGTCGGCGGCTGCGACGAGTTGCACGCGCTTGAGCGGGGCGGGAAGCTTGACGGCCTGCTTCAATCGGCCGCCTGA